In a genomic window of Pelotomaculum thermopropionicum SI:
- the AbrB gene encoding regulators of stationary/sporulation gene expression codes for MGEVTISSKFQVVIPKEVRKQLCLKVGQKLRVVVKGRTINLIPEIPISEMRGFLKGMDISGIREEDERL; via the coding sequence GTGGGAGAGGTTACGATCTCAAGCAAGTTTCAGGTGGTTATTCCTAAGGAAGTAAGAAAACAATTATGCCTTAAAGTAGGTCAAAAACTGAGAGTGGTGGTCAAAGGCCGGACGATAAACCTGATACCTGAAATTCCAATTTCAGAAATGAGGGGTTTCTTAAAAGGGATGGACATTTCCGGAATAAGAGAAGAAGATGAAAGGCTATGA
- the ArgB gene encoding acetylglutamate kinase produces MSTPWEKAAVLVEALPYIKKFYGKTIVIKYGGHAMLDDSLKEAVLTDAVLMKYVGMHPVIVHGGGPEITEMLKRVGKDSRFVGGLRVTDGETMEIVEMVLVGKINKGIVSRINRIGGLAVGLSGKDAGLFQAVKKYRKVRTPEGREETADIGFVGEISRVNPQIVSTVIAEGYIPVIAPVAVGPEGESYNINADYAAGRLAAALGADKLIILTDVEGIMADRSDPGSLISVLRASEVPSLIERGVIDGGMIPKVECCLDALAGGVRTTHILDGRVPHSILLEIFTDKGIGTMVEK; encoded by the coding sequence ATGTCTACGCCGTGGGAAAAAGCAGCGGTACTGGTGGAGGCGCTGCCTTACATAAAGAAGTTTTACGGCAAAACCATCGTGATTAAGTACGGCGGGCACGCCATGCTGGACGACAGCCTCAAGGAGGCGGTGCTTACCGACGCGGTGCTGATGAAGTACGTGGGAATGCACCCGGTAATCGTGCACGGGGGCGGCCCGGAAATTACCGAAATGCTGAAAAGGGTGGGCAAGGATTCGCGCTTTGTCGGCGGCCTGCGGGTTACCGACGGGGAGACCATGGAAATTGTGGAAATGGTCCTGGTGGGCAAGATCAACAAGGGGATAGTGTCCCGGATCAACCGCATCGGCGGGCTGGCGGTGGGCCTTTCCGGCAAGGACGCCGGCCTGTTCCAGGCGGTGAAAAAGTACCGGAAGGTGCGGACTCCCGAAGGCAGGGAAGAAACGGCCGACATAGGCTTTGTGGGCGAAATCAGCAGGGTCAACCCCCAGATTGTCTCCACGGTCATCGCCGAAGGTTACATCCCGGTGATTGCGCCGGTGGCGGTGGGCCCTGAAGGGGAGAGCTACAACATCAACGCCGACTACGCGGCCGGGCGTCTGGCCGCCGCGCTGGGCGCCGACAAGCTGATTATCCTTACCGACGTGGAAGGAATAATGGCCGACAGAAGCGATCCCGGCTCCCTCATTTCGGTGCTGCGGGCCTCAGAGGTGCCGTCCCTGATTGAGCGGGGCGTAATAGACGGCGGCATGATTCCCAAGGTTGAATGCTGCCTTGACGCCCTGGCCGGGGGGGTAAGGACCACCCACATCCTGGACGGAAGGGTTCCTCATTCCATATTGCTGGAAATATTTACCGACAAGGGCATCGGGACCATGGTGGAGAAATAA
- the ArgC gene encoding acetylglutamate semialdehyde dehydrogenase: MAVKVSIIGATGYTGAELVRILSRHPQAELVALTTQSYAGKKFWEVYPHLYGYNQLTCEEMNLPEIMESSDIVFVALPHGHAMPAAREAARRGRKLIDLGADFRLKDFRTYEQWYRVEHTARELLAGAVYGLPEVNRREIREAWLVANPGCYPTSAILALAPLLKNRLIDTSSIIIDSKSGVSGAGRGLALGSHFSEVNENFKAYNVAVHRHTPEIEQELGRIAGEDVAVTFTPHLLPVTRGILSTVYAKLAAPAGEEEIREVYLDYYRGEPFVRVLPAGMLPQIKWVAGTNHCDIGLTVDRRTGRVVVLSAIDNLVKGASGQAVQNMNIICGLPEDTGLAGPGLYP; the protein is encoded by the coding sequence ATGGCAGTAAAGGTCAGCATAATAGGCGCCACCGGCTATACGGGGGCCGAACTGGTGAGGATCCTGTCCCGCCACCCGCAGGCCGAGCTGGTGGCGCTGACAACCCAAAGCTATGCGGGCAAGAAGTTCTGGGAGGTTTATCCCCACCTGTACGGATATAACCAGCTAACCTGCGAAGAAATGAACCTGCCCGAAATAATGGAGTCCTCTGACATTGTTTTTGTGGCCCTGCCGCACGGGCACGCCATGCCGGCCGCCCGCGAGGCGGCGCGCCGGGGCAGGAAGCTCATCGACCTGGGGGCCGACTTCCGCCTTAAGGACTTCCGGACCTATGAACAGTGGTACAGGGTGGAGCATACGGCCAGGGAACTGCTGGCCGGGGCGGTTTACGGCCTGCCCGAGGTTAACCGCCGGGAAATCAGGGAGGCCTGGCTGGTGGCGAATCCTGGTTGCTACCCCACCAGCGCCATTCTGGCCCTGGCGCCCCTTTTAAAAAACAGGTTGATCGACACCAGCAGCATCATAATCGACTCCAAGTCCGGCGTATCCGGGGCGGGGCGGGGGCTCGCCCTGGGCTCCCACTTCAGCGAGGTAAACGAGAATTTCAAGGCTTACAATGTGGCCGTGCACCGGCATACCCCTGAAATCGAGCAGGAACTGGGGAGAATTGCGGGGGAGGATGTGGCCGTTACCTTCACGCCGCACCTGCTGCCGGTCACCAGGGGCATCCTGAGCACCGTTTACGCAAAGCTTGCCGCTCCCGCAGGGGAAGAGGAGATCAGGGAAGTTTACCTGGATTATTACCGGGGCGAGCCCTTTGTGCGGGTGCTGCCGGCCGGCATGTTGCCGCAGATCAAGTGGGTTGCCGGAACCAACCACTGCGACATCGGCCTGACGGTGGACCGCCGCACGGGGCGGGTAGTCGTGCTTTCGGCCATAGATAACCTGGTGAAAGGGGCGTCCGGGCAGGCCGTTCAGAATATGAACATAATCTGCGGGCTGCCGGAGGACACCGGCCTGGCCGGGCCGGGCCTGTACCCTTAG
- a CDS encoding predicted nucleic acid-binding protein (contains PIN domain) — protein MILVDSCGWIEFLADGNKAGEYAKFFLKTENIVTPTIVIYEVFKKVLRERGEEAAITVAAQMNNTRVIELNESISLLAADLSIKHNLPMADAIVYATAKSLKCRVVTSDKHFRDLSDVIFV, from the coding sequence ATGATCCTTGTTGATTCGTGCGGATGGATCGAGTTTTTGGCTGATGGTAACAAAGCAGGAGAATATGCGAAATTCTTTTTAAAGACTGAGAATATAGTTACCCCAACTATTGTTATTTATGAAGTGTTTAAAAAAGTTTTAAGAGAGCGCGGCGAGGAGGCGGCCATAACAGTTGCAGCCCAGATGAACAATACAAGAGTAATTGAATTAAATGAGAGCATATCACTGCTTGCCGCCGACCTCAGCATAAAACACAACCTCCCGATGGCTGACGCTATAGTTTACGCAACGGCAAAATCGCTAAAGTGCCGGGTGGTCACAAGTGATAAACATTTCAGGGATTTAAGCGACGTTATTTTTGTTTAA
- the ArgJ gene encoding N-acetylglutamate synthase (N-acetylornithine aminotransferase): protein MTCEFISGGVTAAAGFLAGTACAAIKKKDKRDIAVVYSTVPAAAAGVFTLNLVKAAPVLVSMKRVAGGRAQAVVVNSGNANACNGEQGMRDALAMAAEAAGVLGIPEEYVLVASTGVIGQKMPMDRVLPGIREAAGRVSAGGGHLAAQAIMTTDTYPKEAAVRLELGGKTVTVGGMAKGSGMIHPNMATLLCFFTTDAAISPACLGQALKYAVDRSFNMITVDGDTSTNDMAVILANGLAGNEPIEGGGPDYEAFRDALGEVCTRLAVAVARDGEGATRLIQVEVLNAATEEDARLAARAVAGSSLVKAAVFGRDANWGRVICAAGYSGASFDPEKVDIFLGDVQVARDGGSLDFSEERALEVLGGDTVRIVLDFKTGSCHATAWGCDLSYDYVKINAAYRT from the coding sequence ATGACCTGTGAGTTTATATCCGGCGGTGTTACCGCGGCGGCCGGTTTTCTGGCCGGCACCGCCTGTGCGGCCATTAAGAAAAAGGACAAAAGGGACATTGCCGTTGTTTATTCCACCGTCCCGGCGGCAGCGGCCGGGGTTTTTACCTTGAATTTAGTGAAGGCTGCCCCGGTCCTGGTCTCCATGAAGCGCGTAGCCGGGGGCAGGGCCCAGGCGGTGGTGGTCAACAGCGGCAATGCCAACGCCTGCAACGGGGAACAGGGGATGAGGGACGCCCTGGCCATGGCCGCGGAAGCAGCAGGCGTTCTGGGCATCCCGGAGGAATACGTCCTGGTGGCTTCCACCGGCGTGATCGGGCAGAAGATGCCCATGGACAGGGTGCTGCCCGGCATCCGGGAGGCGGCCGGGCGGGTTTCTGCCGGCGGGGGGCACCTGGCCGCTCAGGCCATTATGACCACCGACACCTATCCCAAGGAGGCCGCCGTGCGTCTGGAGCTGGGCGGCAAGACGGTGACGGTGGGCGGCATGGCCAAGGGGTCCGGGATGATTCACCCCAACATGGCTACCCTGCTCTGCTTTTTCACCACGGACGCGGCAATTTCACCCGCCTGCCTGGGGCAGGCCCTGAAATATGCCGTTGACCGCAGCTTCAACATGATTACGGTGGACGGAGATACCAGCACCAACGACATGGCCGTGATCCTGGCCAACGGCCTTGCCGGGAACGAACCGATCGAGGGCGGAGGCCCTGATTACGAAGCTTTCCGGGATGCCCTCGGGGAGGTGTGCACCAGGCTGGCGGTGGCGGTGGCCAGGGACGGCGAAGGGGCCACCAGGCTGATTCAGGTGGAAGTGCTCAACGCCGCAACGGAGGAAGACGCGCGCCTGGCCGCCAGGGCGGTGGCAGGCTCTTCCCTGGTCAAGGCGGCGGTTTTCGGGCGGGACGCCAACTGGGGCAGGGTAATCTGCGCTGCCGGCTATTCCGGGGCCAGCTTCGACCCGGAGAAGGTGGACATTTTTCTGGGCGATGTGCAGGTGGCCCGCGACGGGGGCTCCCTGGACTTTAGCGAGGAGCGCGCCCTGGAAGTGCTTGGCGGGGACACGGTCAGGATAGTCCTGGACTTTAAAACCGGGAGTTGCCATGCCACCGCCTGGGGGTGCGACCTTTCCTACGACTACGTGAAGATAAACGCCGCCTACCGCACCTGA
- the ThiF gene encoding dinucleotide-utilizing enzymes (involved in molybdopterin and thiamine biosynthesis family 2) — protein MKDALSSLSGEQRVRYERNILLPGVGVEGQKRLLQSGVLIVGAGGLGSPAAYYLAAAGVGRLGLADADAVGLSNLQRQILHRTGDIGRPKAESARDKLAALNPDVRIEIVREYLNPDNAEALVGRYDIVVDCTDNFPSRFILNKVCVLQRKPFVYGGVLAFTGQAMTVVPGAGPCFRCLYPSEPAPGGPTCSELGVLGAVPGVIGAIQAAEAVKYLLGLGDLLVGRLLVYDAASMTFSEVSLKRSPRCPDCSGL, from the coding sequence ATGAAGGACGCTTTAAGCAGTCTTTCCGGGGAACAGCGCGTGCGCTACGAGAGGAACATCCTGCTGCCCGGCGTGGGCGTGGAGGGGCAGAAAAGGCTGCTGCAGTCCGGCGTTTTAATTGTGGGAGCAGGCGGGCTGGGTTCGCCGGCAGCCTATTACCTTGCCGCAGCCGGCGTGGGGCGGCTGGGGCTGGCGGATGCCGACGCGGTGGGCCTGTCCAACCTGCAGCGCCAAATTCTGCACCGCACCGGCGACATCGGCAGGCCGAAGGCGGAGTCGGCCAGAGATAAGCTGGCGGCCCTCAATCCGGATGTCAGGATCGAGATTGTAAGGGAGTATTTGAATCCGGACAATGCCGAAGCGCTGGTCGGGCGGTACGACATTGTTGTCGACTGCACCGACAATTTTCCTTCCCGCTTTATTTTAAACAAGGTCTGCGTGCTTCAGCGGAAACCTTTTGTTTACGGCGGAGTTCTGGCTTTTACCGGGCAGGCCATGACTGTGGTTCCCGGCGCCGGCCCCTGTTTCCGCTGTCTTTATCCATCAGAGCCGGCTCCAGGCGGTCCCACCTGCAGCGAACTGGGCGTGCTGGGGGCGGTGCCCGGCGTCATCGGAGCCATCCAGGCGGCCGAGGCGGTAAAGTACCTTTTGGGCCTTGGCGACCTGCTGGTTGGCCGGCTGCTTGTATACGACGCCGCGTCCATGACTTTTTCCGAGGTATCCCTGAAGCGGTCTCCCCGCTGTCCGGACTGCAGCGGATTGTAA